The Cydia pomonella isolate Wapato2018A chromosome 20, ilCydPomo1, whole genome shotgun sequence genome contains a region encoding:
- the LOC133528758 gene encoding uncharacterized protein LOC133528758 produces MARGQLACVFALSLLGNALSVPVDVPRHRRGYNDNELDSDEFSRSDLMSTDTSVDEASVAPINPAVTLPPVSNTYEDKRKEFQAAESFDDDDDDFPEMQTSSTGGGGSNIISLLNLVNGLFPSSGGANFQRILRSMLREFIRRYPQPLLLPQNKLIRRQGIFDNEIDIDETFDLRPPPFQRQESDENGSTSDSNVSETKESDNDSNSDSNVSETKESDEPKKSQEKSDEHDSDESNESDENDAGESLEDDDGDDNGDNNASQQDEDSKPASNGNGDDSNGDNDSDYDDDEPPGGGDGQGGGILGILAGLSGDNGESDLGSLLATISGIVVNLSGDGIDLNSLIASGIGLFVGLLSEGEENPGTIIAQYLLTSLETITGGGAKNNGAFFGKFLSKLISGTSAGEAPEGASDESGEQQGPKDSAGFIASLLMGLSGDMSKTSSAGSSKW; encoded by the exons ATGGCGAGAGGTCAACTTGCTTGTGTGTTCGCGCTGAGTCTTTTGGGGAACGCTTTATCTGTTCCTGTGGACGTGCCAAGACATAGGAGAGGATACAATGACAATGAGCTGGATTCAGATGAATTTTCGCGGAGTGATTTGATG AGCACAGATACCTCAGTAGATGAGGCTTCAGTAGCGCCCATCAATCCGGCAGTCACCCTCCCACCCGTCTCCAACACCTACGAAGACAAACGGAAAGAGTTCCAAGCAGCAGAATCCTTTGATGACGACGATGATGATTTCCCCGAGATGCAGACCTCATCGACAGGAGGTGGTGGGAGCAACATCATCAGTTTGTTGAACTTGGTGAATGGGCTGTTCCCGTCATCTGGAGGTGCTAAC TTTCAGAGAATACTTCGCAGTATGCTTCGAGAGTTTATAAGACGTTACCCACAACCACTGCTCCTACCTCAAAACAAGCTAATACGAAGACAAGGAATTTTTGATAATGAAATCGACATTGACGAAACGTTCGACTTGAGACCACCTCCTTTCCAAAGGCAAGAAAGCGATGAGAATGGTTCAACCAGCGACAGTAATGTATCAGAAACGAAAGAGTCAGATAATGATTCAAACAGCGATAGCAATGTATCAGAAACTAAAGAGTCAGATGAACCTAAAAAAAGTCAGGAAAAATCAGACGAACATGATTCTGATGAAAGCAACGAATCTGACGAAAACGATGCTGGAGAAAGTTTAGAAGACGATGACGGTGACGATAATGGGGACAATAATGCGTCTCAGCAAGACGAGGATTCTAAGCCGGCGTCGAATGGGAATGGAGATGATAGCAATGGCGATAACGATTCTGATTATGATGACGATGAGCCGCCTGGAGGCGGGGACGGACAAGGCGGCGGTATCTTGGGAATACTGGCTGGGTTGAGCGgt GATAACGGCGAGTCAGATCTGGGTTCTTTACTGGCAACGATCAGTGGTATTGTGGTGAATCTCAGT GGTGACGGTATAGATCTGAACAGTCTCATAGCGTCCGGGATAGGACTGTTCGTGGGTCTGTTGTCAGAGGGCGAAGAGAACCCGGGCACCATAATAGCGCAGTATCTTTTGACGTCTCTGGAGACTATCACTGGAGGTGGCGCA AAAAATAACGGAGCATTCTTTGGAAAATTCTTATCTAAACTAATTAGCGGAACTAGTGCG GGCGAGGCTCCCGAGGGAGCCTCAGACGAGAGCGGTGAGCAGCAAGGCCCAAAGGACTCCGCCGGGTTCATAGCTAGCCTGCTCATGGGGCTCTCAGGAGACATGTCCAAAACCAGCTCGGCTGGAAGCTCCAAATGGTGA